Proteins from a genomic interval of uncultured Desulfuromusa sp.:
- a CDS encoding DsrE family protein, which yields MKHLLLFTCLLFVPFNLVSAAEFNNDDALQGLTATRAVFDINQGNPDILALRLQLIKKTYQQLSSAGKNPQFVLTFRGKASPFLTAGKTYIDQKDREKKLQIEKLLRYLNRLGFPLEQCAIAADLAKINTNDFLPYITVVANGYTSLIGYQNQGYALISME from the coding sequence ATGAAACATCTGCTCCTCTTCACCTGCCTGCTATTTGTCCCCTTCAACCTGGTTTCCGCTGCTGAGTTCAACAATGATGATGCACTCCAGGGTCTGACTGCAACCAGAGCTGTTTTTGACATTAACCAGGGGAATCCCGATATTCTTGCACTGCGATTACAGCTGATCAAAAAAACCTATCAGCAGCTGAGTTCTGCAGGGAAAAATCCCCAGTTCGTTCTTACATTTCGTGGCAAAGCAAGTCCTTTTTTGACCGCAGGAAAAACGTATATCGACCAGAAAGATCGTGAGAAAAAACTGCAAATTGAAAAGCTATTAAGGTATTTAAACCGGCTTGGTTTTCCTCTTGAACAGTGCGCAATAGCTGCCGATCTTGCAAAAATCAACACGAACGATTTTCTTCCATACATCACAGTTGTCGCCAACGGCTATACATCTTTGATCGGTTATCAGAATCAGGGCTATGCATTGATTTCAATGGAATAA
- a CDS encoding SagB/ThcOx family dehydrogenase: protein MENERNAEHRDFLKDSLRQIINFRFTDQHQGIEPPPVQKPPRPDQKLIPLPSGEKWKTLRGTDLLDAISNRKSRRRFNSETLSLAELAFLLWSTQGIKKELAPGTALRTVPSAGCRHPFETYLLVSNVEGLGVGVYRYLPIEHALILEKKDEDLVEKIAPATLGQAFAAAAPVIFVWAALPYRTEWRYTTAAHRVILLDAGHICQNLYLACETMNCGTCAIAAFNQELIDQLLGVDGIDEFTVYMAPVGKC, encoded by the coding sequence ATGGAGAACGAGAGAAATGCGGAACATCGAGATTTTTTGAAAGATTCATTGCGGCAAATCATCAACTTCCGCTTCACTGACCAGCATCAAGGTATTGAACCGCCCCCGGTGCAGAAACCTCCCCGACCGGACCAGAAATTAATTCCTCTTCCCTCTGGAGAAAAATGGAAGACATTGCGTGGCACTGATCTTTTGGATGCCATCAGCAACCGTAAAAGTCGACGTCGCTTCAACTCTGAAACTCTTTCCCTGGCAGAGCTGGCCTTCCTCCTCTGGTCAACCCAAGGGATAAAAAAAGAACTGGCCCCCGGAACAGCGCTACGTACAGTTCCCTCAGCCGGATGCCGACACCCGTTCGAGACCTATCTGCTGGTTTCCAATGTAGAGGGGTTGGGTGTTGGAGTCTATCGCTACCTGCCAATTGAACATGCTTTAATTTTAGAGAAAAAAGATGAGGACCTGGTTGAAAAAATAGCACCGGCAACTTTAGGACAGGCTTTTGCTGCCGCTGCTCCCGTCATTTTTGTCTGGGCCGCACTTCCCTACCGCACCGAATGGCGTTACACCACCGCAGCTCACCGGGTTATTTTGCTGGATGCGGGGCATATCTGCCAGAACCTTTATCTGGCCTGTGAGACCATGAACTGTGGGACCTGCGCAATCGCAGCTTTCAATCAGGAATTAATAGATCAACTGCTGGGGGTTGATGGCATTGATGAGTTTACGGTTTACATGGCCCCGGTGGGAAAGTGCTGA
- the gdhA gene encoding NADP-specific glutamate dehydrogenase: MTASMDEKIEPIFQEVLARNPGEVEFHQAVREVLESLGPVLVKNPEFAHYKLIERICEPERQIIFRVPWVDTHGRVQINRGFRVEFNSALGPYKGGLRFHPSVYLGIIKFLGFEQIFKNALTGLPIGGGKGGSDFDPKGKTDGDIMRFCQSFMTELYRHIGEHTDTPAGDIGVGGREIGFMFGQYKRITNRWEAGVLTGKGVNWGGSLVRTEATGYGAAYFVDEMLKVRGESFDGKTCVVSGSGNVAIYTIEKIHQLGGKVVACSDSGGYIYDEKGIDLELVQQIKEIERRRISVYAEKHKHAKYVAGGNIWEIPCQVAMPSATQNEINGKDATLLIKNGCIAVGEGANMPTTPEGVQVFIDARIAYGPGKAANAGGVATSALEMQQNACRDSWDFAYTEDRLHKIMQNIHKDCYETAEEYGSPGNYVVGANIAGFIKVSRAMLAMGVV; this comes from the coding sequence ATGACAGCATCTATGGATGAAAAAATTGAACCCATATTTCAAGAAGTTCTTGCCCGCAATCCTGGCGAAGTTGAGTTCCACCAGGCAGTCAGGGAAGTTCTTGAGTCCCTTGGCCCAGTCTTAGTCAAAAACCCAGAGTTTGCGCATTACAAGCTTATTGAACGTATCTGCGAACCTGAGCGTCAGATCATTTTCCGGGTTCCCTGGGTGGATACTCACGGCAGAGTTCAGATTAATCGCGGCTTCCGCGTCGAGTTCAACAGCGCCCTCGGCCCCTACAAAGGTGGACTGCGTTTCCATCCATCAGTCTATCTCGGTATTATTAAATTTCTTGGGTTTGAGCAAATCTTCAAAAATGCTCTAACAGGTTTGCCTATCGGTGGTGGCAAAGGTGGCTCAGATTTTGATCCAAAGGGAAAAACCGATGGGGATATCATGCGCTTTTGCCAGAGTTTCATGACTGAGCTCTATCGTCACATTGGTGAGCACACAGATACTCCTGCCGGCGATATCGGGGTTGGTGGCCGCGAAATAGGCTTCATGTTTGGCCAATACAAGCGCATTACCAATCGCTGGGAAGCAGGTGTCCTCACCGGCAAGGGTGTAAACTGGGGAGGATCATTGGTTCGGACTGAAGCAACTGGTTACGGTGCAGCTTATTTTGTTGACGAAATGCTCAAAGTTCGTGGGGAATCATTTGACGGCAAAACCTGCGTTGTCTCAGGGTCCGGAAATGTTGCTATCTACACCATTGAAAAGATCCATCAACTCGGTGGAAAGGTTGTCGCTTGTTCCGATTCGGGCGGATATATTTACGACGAAAAAGGGATTGACCTGGAATTAGTACAGCAAATCAAGGAAATCGAAAGACGTCGGATCAGTGTTTATGCTGAAAAGCACAAACACGCCAAATATGTAGCCGGTGGAAACATCTGGGAAATCCCTTGTCAAGTGGCTATGCCTTCAGCAACACAGAATGAGATCAATGGTAAAGATGCTACACTCCTCATCAAAAATGGTTGTATTGCCGTAGGTGAAGGGGCGAACATGCCAACCACCCCGGAAGGAGTTCAGGTCTTTATCGATGCGCGTATCGCTTATGGCCCGGGGAAAGCTGCCAATGCTGGTGGTGTTGCTACGAGTGCTCTGGAAATGCAGCAGAATGCCTGCCGCGATTCTTGGGATTTTGCCTACACTGAAGACCGCTTACACAAAATCATGCAGAATATACACAAAGATTGCTACGAAACAGCTGAAGAATACGGCTCACCAGGAAACTATGTCGTCGGTGCTAACATCGCCGGCTTTATTAAGGTTTCACGTGCGATGCTGGCCATGGGTGTTGTCTGA
- the rocF gene encoding arginase gives MTNKTIRIIGVPIDLGQSQRGVDMGPSALRYAGLSARLKSLGYQLHDEGNLYVPVRDSLAEKHNGGFLEAVQQVCQSAYDAATDAIAVGDIPLFLGGDHSLAIGTIGGVSAQEAVGVIWVDAHGDANSPTTSPSGNIHGMPIAALLGEGYPELVNIGRTGAKLSGKDIVMIGIRDLDGAERDWLKQSGVKVYTMRDLDERGMGTVTREALDFLKGHKRIHVSLDMDALDPNIVPGVGTPSSGGLSYREAQLLMEIIADTGKLASADIVEINPILDHENCTAKVAVDLAASLFGKSIF, from the coding sequence ATGACAAACAAAACGATCCGCATTATTGGTGTGCCTATCGACCTGGGACAAAGTCAACGCGGGGTTGATATGGGGCCGAGTGCTCTTCGCTATGCCGGGTTGTCGGCACGACTGAAGTCTTTGGGATATCAGCTCCACGATGAAGGGAATTTGTATGTTCCGGTGCGGGATTCTCTTGCTGAAAAACATAATGGTGGTTTTCTTGAAGCGGTGCAGCAAGTGTGTCAATCGGCTTATGATGCCGCAACGGATGCCATTGCAGTTGGAGATATTCCGCTTTTTCTGGGGGGTGATCATTCGCTGGCAATCGGAACGATCGGAGGTGTCTCTGCTCAGGAGGCCGTTGGTGTGATCTGGGTGGACGCCCATGGCGACGCAAATTCTCCGACCACCTCACCTTCGGGAAATATCCATGGCATGCCGATAGCAGCCTTGCTGGGGGAGGGTTATCCTGAACTGGTCAACATCGGCCGCACAGGGGCAAAGTTGTCAGGGAAGGATATCGTCATGATCGGTATCCGTGATCTGGATGGTGCTGAACGCGACTGGCTGAAACAGAGTGGCGTCAAGGTTTATACCATGCGCGATCTTGATGAACGGGGAATGGGAACAGTGACCCGTGAGGCTCTGGACTTTCTAAAAGGGCACAAGCGGATTCATGTCAGCCTCGATATGGATGCTCTTGATCCCAATATCGTCCCCGGTGTCGGGACCCCATCTTCCGGAGGTTTAAGTTACCGGGAAGCGCAATTGTTGATGGAGATTATAGCCGATACCGGTAAACTGGCTTCCGCAGATATCGTGGAAATTAATCCGATACTTGATCATGAAAACTGCACCGCGAAGGTGGCCGTCGATCTGGCCGCATCCCTGTTTGGGAAGAGTATTTTTTAA